In a genomic window of Zingiber officinale cultivar Zhangliang chromosome 9B, Zo_v1.1, whole genome shotgun sequence:
- the LOC122022992 gene encoding uncharacterized protein LOC122022992, whose product MPFGLKNADIEETFGTLRAYRVKLNPQKCLFGAKSGRFLGYIVTERGIEANPSKVKALQDMPPPRILKEAQRLTGQITTLSRFISKTADRSLPFFKILRRATKFQWDAECDKAFEELKDAESCYTGFEKLAFALVLAARRLRPYFLAHPIIVMTNNPLGRVLLNPEASGWLIKWTTELSEFDIWYQPRTTIKAQSLADFVTEVQDPKAEATWQVYVDGSPSRQGSGIGVLLISPHGERMHLSVRLDYRVTNNEAEYEALIAGLQAARHVGASKVLIYSDSQLAAQQLSGAFEITSVRLKLYAEAFEKLKASFREVLIQKIPRAENQVADELAKLASLISPIAIQQPIKQVSLVAHIDWMEGLTFPNDWRMTITEAHRLDGGATPSDRLEAHLLRRRAGRFVLIGDQLYKRAFSRPLLKCVGPEDVDYILQEVHQGSCGGHPGGRSLARKILLAGYFWPTLQEDTARTVITCLSFQKYHNFSHRPAE is encoded by the exons atgccgttcggattgaagaacgcag atatagaggaaaccttcGGGACGCTGAGGGCATACAGAGTcaaactaaatccccagaagtgtctgttcggagcaaaaagtgGGCGCTTCTTGGGGTACATCGTGactgagcggggcatagaggcaaatcctagTAAAGTGAAAgcgctgcaagacatgccgcctcccagaattCTGAAGGAAGCTCAACGCCTTACGGGACAAATAACTacgctgtccagattcatctcgaagaccgccgaccggagcttgccctTTTTTAAGATTCTGCGCCGAGCcactaagttccaatgggacgcAGAGTGCGACAAAGCCTTCGAAGAGCTCAAA gatgctgagtcctgCTACACTGGTTTCGAGAAGTTAGCCTTTGCGTTGGTACTCGCCGCTCGAAGGCTCCGCCCTTATTTTCTGGCGCACCCGATCATTGTGATGACGAACAACCCCCTGGGGAGGGTCCTTCTCAATCCAGAGGCGTCCGgttggctaatcaaatggaccacaGAACTTAGCGAGTTTGACATATGGTATCAGCCCCGGACAACCATCAAGGCACAGTCGCTAGCAGACTTTGTCACTGAGGTACAAGATCCCAAGGCCGAAGCCACCTGGCAGGTGTACGTGGACGGATCACCCAGTCGGCAAGGAAGTGGGATCGGTGTGCTGTTGATCTCTCCCCACGGTGAACGGATGCATTTGTCCGTACGGCTGGATTATCGAGtgaccaataatgaagcagagtatgaggcgttGATAGCGGgcctgcaggccgctcggcatgtgggagccagtAAGGTCTTGATTTATTCAGATTcgcagttggctgctcagcaacttTCGGGAGCTTTCGAGATAACCAGCGTTAGACTCAAGCTCTATGCGGAGGCCTTCGAAAAACTGAAGGCCAGTTTTCGAGAGGTGCTcatccagaagatcccccgagcggagaatcaGGTTGCGGATGAGTTGGCTAAGCTAGCCAGCTTGATATCACcgatcgccatccagcagccaatcaAGCAGGTATCTCTGGTCGCCCACATCGACTGGATGGAGGGGCTCACATTTCCAAATGACTGGCGGATGACTATAACAGAAGCGCATCGACTGGATGGAGGGGCAACACCTTCCGATCGGTTGGAAGCGCATCTGCTTAGAAGGAGAGCTGGTCGGTTCGTCCTCattggcgatcagctctacaaaagAGCGTTCTCCAGGCCTCTGCTTAAATGTGTTGGCCCGGAGGATGTGGACTATATTCtgcaagaggtacaccaaggctcaTGCGGCGGGCATCCGGGCGGCCGCTCGTTGGCGAGAAAGATTCTTTTGGCCggctacttttggccaactttacaggaGGACACCGCCCGGACAGTCATCACGTGCTTATCTTTCCAAAAGTACCACAATTTCTCACATCGTCCTGCGGAGTAA